The following are from one region of the Streptomyces changanensis genome:
- a CDS encoding DUF6879 family protein, translating to MARRLRFNGTGSGEGGCPSIHEDQDTGEIIVHGPPLTDPENIAQLRHLSPGEVPIVVPRELLVDFGPKEVTRVPRIIDLEAFGKLFEVFEHTAWRLETRRRFASDEATDTYAQFIRGEAPSWDLNSRWANTIREKTSGGATVGRVRVVDRPPTPGQRYLLAHAEKNTAIGEDIRNMWRDEADRLDLPAEDFWIFDSRLVALLRFDDDDDLVDVELITEPAEVVRYAQLRDRAWHYAVRREAFAAEVAALG from the coding sequence ATGGCACGGCGTTTACGCTTCAACGGCACTGGTAGCGGGGAGGGTGGGTGCCCCAGCATCCACGAGGACCAGGACACCGGGGAGATCATCGTCCATGGCCCGCCCCTGACCGACCCCGAGAACATCGCCCAGCTGCGGCACCTGTCACCGGGGGAGGTGCCGATCGTCGTCCCCCGTGAACTGCTCGTGGACTTCGGACCCAAGGAAGTGACCCGCGTGCCCCGCATCATCGACCTCGAAGCGTTCGGCAAGCTCTTCGAGGTGTTCGAGCACACGGCGTGGCGGCTGGAGACGCGGCGGCGGTTCGCGTCGGACGAGGCCACGGACACCTACGCCCAGTTCATCCGGGGAGAAGCACCGTCCTGGGACCTCAACAGTCGGTGGGCGAACACCATCCGGGAGAAGACCTCGGGTGGGGCGACGGTCGGCCGGGTGCGCGTGGTCGACCGGCCCCCGACGCCCGGGCAGCGCTACCTCCTCGCTCACGCGGAGAAGAACACGGCGATCGGGGAGGACATCCGCAACATGTGGCGGGACGAGGCCGACCGCCTCGACCTGCCCGCCGAGGATTTCTGGATCTTCGACTCCCGTCTGGTCGCGCTGCTCCGCTTCGACGATGACGACGACCTGGTCGACGTGGAGCTGATCACCGAGCCGGCGGAGGTCGTCCGCTACGCCCAACTCCGGGACCGAGCCTGGCACTACGCCGTACGGCGCGAGGCGTTCGCCGCGGAGGTCGCGGCGCTCGGCTAG
- a CDS encoding serine hydrolase domain-containing protein gives MDVQGTVDPGFEPVRDAFTRNFDQRGERGAAVAVYRDGRKVVDLWAGTRDVDGTAPWAVDTAQVVRSVTKGVAAAVPLLLHQRGQLDLDAPVGTYWPEYKAAGKERTLVRHLLAHRAGVPVLDAPLPPADALDVGRDFERAAAAVAAQAPAWEPGTDHGYHAHTYSWLLAALVRRVTGRPIGRWVAEEVARPLGLDLWLGLPQDEAHRVGRVGRLAEPPASATGGLVLRPKRAVAEAYGDERSLTRRAFAVIDPVPDENDPAYRAAGLPGSGGIATARALARFYASLIGPVDGHRLFAPATLAVARTEESAGPDRVLVVGTRFGLGYMLHGPASPLLGPGSFGHPGRGGSLAFADPESGVALGYVTNGMRKGVTADPRAQALIRAVRRSLG, from the coding sequence GTGGACGTCCAGGGCACGGTGGACCCCGGTTTCGAGCCGGTGAGGGACGCGTTCACGCGCAACTTCGACCAGCGGGGCGAGCGCGGGGCAGCCGTCGCGGTGTACCGGGACGGCCGCAAGGTCGTCGACCTGTGGGCCGGCACCCGGGACGTCGACGGCACGGCCCCCTGGGCGGTCGACACCGCGCAGGTCGTCCGCTCGGTCACCAAGGGCGTCGCCGCGGCCGTCCCCCTGCTGCTGCACCAGCGCGGGCAGCTCGACCTGGACGCGCCCGTCGGCACGTACTGGCCCGAGTACAAGGCGGCGGGCAAGGAACGCACGCTGGTCCGCCACCTCCTCGCGCACCGCGCCGGCGTCCCCGTCCTCGACGCGCCCCTGCCGCCCGCCGACGCGCTGGACGTCGGCCGGGACTTCGAACGGGCCGCCGCCGCCGTCGCCGCCCAGGCCCCCGCGTGGGAGCCGGGCACCGACCACGGCTACCACGCCCACACGTACAGCTGGCTCCTCGCGGCGCTCGTACGGCGCGTCACCGGCCGCCCCATCGGCCGCTGGGTCGCCGAGGAGGTGGCCCGCCCCCTCGGCCTCGACCTGTGGCTGGGCCTCCCGCAGGACGAGGCGCACCGCGTCGGCCGCGTCGGCCGGCTCGCCGAACCCCCGGCGTCCGCCACCGGCGGTCTGGTCCTGCGCCCGAAGCGGGCGGTGGCCGAGGCGTACGGGGACGAGCGGTCCCTGACCCGGCGCGCGTTCGCCGTCATCGACCCCGTACCCGACGAGAACGACCCCGCGTACCGCGCCGCCGGCCTGCCCGGCTCCGGCGGCATCGCCACGGCCCGCGCCCTCGCCCGCTTCTACGCCTCCCTCATCGGCCCCGTCGACGGCCACCGCCTCTTCGCCCCCGCGACCCTCGCCGTCGCCCGCACCGAGGAGTCCGCCGGCCCCGACCGCGTCCTGGTGGTCGGCACCCGCTTCGGCCTCGGCTACATGCTGCACGGCCCCGCGTCCCCGCTGCTCGGCCCCGGCTCCTTCGGCCACCCGGGCCGCGGCGGCTCCCTCGCCTTCGCCGACCCGGAGTCGGGCGTCGCCCTGGGCTACGTCACCAACGGCATGCGCAAGGGCGTCACCGCCGACCCCCGGGCCCAGGCCCTGATCCGCGCGGTACGCCGCTCGTTGGGTTAG
- a CDS encoding helix-turn-helix domain-containing protein, which produces MSTDFQQARRALGARLKELREAGPHGRLTGTVLAGRLGWPHSKVYKLENGRQTASPEDLRAWCEAVGAPDALEELRARLSGLESHQRSWRRQLAAGHRPVQEAHNQAHADASVLRAWESSWVVGVLQTPDYARSVLSRFAELHRSQRDVEEAVRSRMKRQEGLYDARRRYHVLLWEGVLHARICPPSVLAAQLDRLSGVIGLDTVELGVVPFGAALKIPPGVGFWIYDDRQVVVETWHAELWLDDEDSVRTHTRVWRTLRESAVFGGEAQRVIHEARRALDVR; this is translated from the coding sequence GTGAGCACCGACTTCCAGCAGGCGCGCAGGGCCCTCGGAGCGAGACTCAAGGAGCTGCGCGAGGCCGGTCCCCATGGTCGGCTCACCGGTACCGTCCTCGCGGGGCGGCTGGGCTGGCCCCACTCCAAGGTCTACAAACTGGAGAACGGCCGCCAGACCGCGTCGCCCGAGGACCTGCGTGCCTGGTGCGAGGCCGTCGGAGCACCCGACGCGCTGGAGGAGCTCCGCGCGCGGCTCAGCGGGCTCGAGTCCCACCAGCGGTCGTGGCGCCGGCAACTGGCCGCCGGGCACCGCCCCGTGCAGGAGGCTCACAACCAGGCCCACGCCGACGCCTCGGTACTGCGCGCGTGGGAGTCCTCGTGGGTCGTGGGAGTACTCCAGACACCCGACTACGCCCGATCCGTCCTATCCCGCTTCGCCGAACTCCACCGCTCGCAGCGGGACGTCGAGGAGGCGGTCCGCAGCCGCATGAAGCGGCAGGAGGGCCTGTACGACGCGCGCAGGCGGTACCACGTCCTTCTCTGGGAAGGTGTCCTCCACGCCCGGATCTGCCCGCCGTCCGTCCTGGCGGCACAACTCGACCGTCTCAGTGGTGTGATCGGGCTCGACACCGTGGAACTCGGCGTCGTGCCGTTCGGTGCCGCGTTGAAGATCCCGCCCGGTGTGGGGTTCTGGATCTACGACGACAGGCAGGTGGTCGTCGAGACGTGGCACGCCGAGCTGTGGCTGGACGACGAGGACAGCGTCCGGACGCATACGCGGGTCTGGCGCACCCTGCGGGAGTCGGCGGTCTTCGGCGGCGAGGCACAGCGCGTCATCCACGAGGCCCGCCGGGCGTTGGACGTCCGCTGA